A genomic segment from Malaclemys terrapin pileata isolate rMalTer1 chromosome 1, rMalTer1.hap1, whole genome shotgun sequence encodes:
- the LOC128830000 gene encoding uncharacterized protein LOC128830000: MADQLTEGQIAEFKEAFSLFDKDGDGSITTSELGTVMRSLGQNPTEAELQDMIGELDADGSGTVDFPEFLSMMARKMRDTDSEEEIREAFRVFDRDKNGYISAAELRHVMTNLGEKLTDEEVDEMIKEADSNSDGQVNYEEACNPSQLAVVSSLGTSMAGQLTEEQIAEFKEAFSLFDKDGDGTITTSELGSIMRSLGQNPTEAELQDMIGELDPDGSGTIDFPEFLSMMVRKMRDTDSEEEIREAFRVFDKDGKGYITVAELRHVMTNLGEKLTDEEVDEMIKEADADSDGRVNYEEFVRMMASM; the protein is encoded by the exons ATGGCCGACCAGCTGACGGAGGGGCAGATCGCGGAGTTCAAAGAAGCCTTCTCGCTCTTTGACAAGGACGGGGATGGGTCCATCACCACCAGCGAGCTGGGGACCGTCATGCGGTcgctggggcagaaccccaccGAGGCCGAGCTGCAAGACATGATCGGGGAGTTGGACGCCGATGGCAGCGGCACGGTGGACTTCCCCGAATTCCTGTCCATGATGGCGAGGAAGATGAGGGACACGGACAGCGAGGAGGAGATCCGGGAAGCCTTCCGGGTGTTCGACAGGGACAAGAACGGCTACATCAGCGCGGCGGAGCTCCGGCACGTCATGACCAACCTTGGCGAGAAGCTGACGGACGAGGAGGTGGACGAGATGATCAAGGAGGCTGACAGCAACAGCGATGGGCAAGTCAACTACGAGGA ggcttgcaacccctcccagctcg CCGTTGTTTCATCCCTGG GCACCAGCATGGCTGGCCAGCTGACGGAGGAGCAGATCGCGGAGTTCAAAGAAGCCTTCTCGCTCTTTGACAAGGATGGGGATGGGACCATCACCACCAGTGAGCTGGGGAGCATCATGCGGTcgctggggcagaaccccaccGAGGCCGAGCTGCAAGACATGATTGGCGAGTTGGACCCCGACGGCAGCGGCACAATTGACTTCCCTGAATTCCTGTCCATGATGGTGAGGAAGATGAGGGACACGGACAGCGAGGAGGAGATCCGGGAAGCCTTCCGGGTGTTTGACAAGGACGGGAAAGGCTACATCACCGTGGCGGAGCTCCGGCACGTCATGACCAACCTCGGCGAGAAGCTGACGGACGAGGAGGTGGACGAGATGATCAAGGAGGCCGATGCAGATAGCGACGGGCGAGTCAACTACGAGGAGTTTGTGAGGATGATGGCCTCAATGTGA